A genomic region of Aspergillus oryzae RIB40 DNA, chromosome 1 contains the following coding sequences:
- a CDS encoding uncharacterized protein (predicted protein): MSSLTRAFTKRHKRPEVSAPMPYREGQVKFSSGTINRGKISAPVELLSTTNMLAYNAPDLHSAGSSSTSSLQSPDDSELSFAHQSFGSPVTTPSDSPIEPNPLSSYFPKRSATVTSHPRSSTSTASSTDAPLVPKRALSHTKRSHQELARQRSISRLSPPPLNSVRSSPAIRPAQEYSNPEPHPFGKELEQVNEVVEEFGGARVLDEEELVLQNKGLMKFTVDEYLVEIEDLYGSIFDDRMGPIACGQWL; encoded by the coding sequence ATGTCCTCGCTGACCCGAGCATTTACCAAGCGCCACAAGCGCCCTGAGGTGTCGGCACCGATGCCCTACAGGGAAGGACAAGTCAAATTCTCTTCTGGGACCATCAATCGGGGAAAGATCTCAGCACCGGTGGAGTTGTTGTCGACCACGAATATGCTCGCTTACAATGCGCCCGATCTTCATTCAGCGGGATCGTCGTCTACGTCATCTCTCCAATCTCCAGATGATTCGGAACTGTCTTTTGCGCATCAGAGTTTCGGATCGCCCGTCACAACTCCCAGCGACTCTCCCATCGAGCCCAATCCTCTATCGTCGTATTTCCCCAAGCGCTCAGCGACTGTGACCAGCCATCCTCGATCCTCTACATCGACTGCATCGTCTACAGATGCGCCCTTGGTTCCCAAGCGGGCGCTTTCCCACACGAAACGGTCCCACCAAGAGTTGGCTCGTCAGCGCTCCATCTCTCGGCTATCGCCTCCTCCGTTAAATTCCGTGCGCAGCAGCCCTGCAATTCGGCCAGCTCAGGAATACTCCAATCCCGAACCACATCCCTTTGGGAAGGAGCTGGAGCAAGTGAATgaggttgtggaggagtTTGGTGGCGCTCGTGTGCTCGATGAAGAGGAGCTTGTTTTGCAGAACAAAGGCCTGATGAAGTTCACCGTGGACGAATACCTAGTAGAAATTGAAGATCTTTACGGAAGCATCTTTGACGATCGAATGGGTCCGATTGCATGCGGACAGTGGCTATGA